The sequence CAAGGAATTCGTCGGCGCGTTCTTCCTGTCGATGCGCTATTTCTTCCGCCCCAAGGCGACGGTGAACTATCCCTTCGAAAAGGGCCCGGTCTCTCCGCGCTTCCGCGGCGAGCACGCGCTGCGCCGTTATCCGAACGGTGAAGAGCGCTGCATTGCCTGCAAGCTGTGCGAAGCCATCTGTCCGGCTCAGGCCATCACCATCGAGGCGGGCCCCCGCCGCAACGACGGCACGCGCCGCACGGTGCGTTACGATATCGACATGGTGAAGTGCATCTATTGCGGCTTCTGCCAGGAAGCCTGCCCGGTCGACGCCATCGTCGAGGGCCCGAACTTCGAGTTCTCGACGGAAACGCGCGAAGAGCTCTACTACGACAAGCAGAAGCTGCTCGAGAACGGCGATCGCTGGGAGCGGGAAATCGCCCGCAACATTGCTATGGATTCGCCTTACCGCTGATTTCAGGCGGAAGGCATAACGAATGTAAAGTGCCTGACGAGCGGTCGTCAGGCTTCGACGGGGGAGGGGGAACCTTCTCCGGGGAAGACGAAAAGGCACCAAAATGGGTCTGCAGGCTCTATTCTTCTATCTGTTCGCCTTCGTGGCGGTGGCGTCCGCCTTCATGGTGATCGCGTCCAGGAACCCGGTCTATTCCGTGCTGTTCCTGATCCTCACCTTCTTCAACTCGGCGGGCCTGTTCCTTCTGACGGGCGCCGAGTTCCTGGCGATGATCCTGCTGGTCGTCTATGTCGGCGCGGTCGCGGTCCTCTTCCTCTTCGTCGTCATGATGCTCGACATCGATTTCGCCGAATTGAGGGCAGGTGCCCTGGAATACGCGCCGGTCGGTGCGCTGATCGGCCTGATCCTTGCGATCGAGCTCGTGGTCGTCGTCGGGGGCTCCACGCTCTCGCCGGAAATCGCCAGCAACGCCTCGATGCCGATCCCGCCGGTCGCCGAGCGCCAGAACACGGCCGCCCTCGGCGACGTGCTCTATACCCACTACGTCTACTACTTCCAGATCGCCGGCCTCGTGCTGCTCGTCGCCATGATCGGCGCGATCGTGCTGACGCTGCGCCACAAGCCGCATATCAAGCGCCAGGACATCCCGACCCAGGTCGCCCGTACGCCGGAGACCGCCGTCGAGATCGTCAAGGTGAAGCCCGGTCAGGGCATCTGAGGCAGCGCGAGACCAAGGAAAAGCATCATGGAAATCGGTATTTCCCACTATCTCACCGTCAGCGCCATCCTCTTCACCCTCGGCGTCTTCGGTATCTTCCTGAACCGGAAGAACGTCATCGTCATCCTGATGTCGATCGAACTCATCCTCTTGTCGGTCAACATCAACATGGTCGCATTCTCGGACTTCCTGAACGACATCGTCGGCCAGGTCTTCGCGCTGTTCATTCTGACCGTCGCGGCTGCGGAAGCGGCCATCGGTCTTGCAATTCTCGTCGTCTTCTACCGCAACCGCGGTTCGATCGCCGTCGAAGACGTCAATATGATGAAGGGCTGATCGGGTCATGGATACCATCATCAAGGCAATCGTCTTCCTTCCGCTGATCGGCTTCCTGATCGCCGGCATCGGTGGCAATGCCATCGGCGCCAAGGCGTCCGAATATGTCACGTCCGGCTTCATGATCCTGGCGGCAGTCCTGTCGTGGATCGTCTTCTTCGACGTCGCCATGGGCGAGACGGAGATGGTCAAGGTCAGCGTGCTGCGCTGGATCCAGTCGGGCGGCTTCGACGTCGAGTGGGCGTTCCGCGTCGATACGCTGACGGCCGTCATGCTCGTCGTCGTGAACTCCGTCTCGACGCTCGTGCATGTCTATTCCATCGGCTACATGCACCACGACCCGCATCGGCCGCGCTTCTTCGCGTATCTCTCGCTCTTCACCTTCGCCATGCTCATGCTGGTGACGTCGGACAATCTGCTGCAGATGTTCTTCGGCTGGGAAGGCGTGGGCCTTGCGTCCTATCTCTTGATCGGTTTCTGGTACAAGAAGCCGTCGGCCTGCGCTGCGGCCATGAAGGCCTTCATCGTCAACCGCGTCGGTGACTTCGGCTTCATCCTCGGCATTTCCAGCGTCTTCGTGCTCTTCGGTTCGATCAACTTCGAGACGATCTTCGCGACGGCCGCGACCTATCTGCCGGCCGAAGGCGCCGCGGATGCCGCAGCCCCCGTCATCACGCTGTTCGGCATGAGCCTCGACAAGGCGGATGCGCTGACCGCAACCTGCCTCCTGCTCTTCATGGGCGCGATGGGCAAGTCGGCGCAGTTCCTGCTGCACACCTGGCTGCCGGACGCCATGGAAGGCCCGACGCCCGTTTCGGCGCTCATCCATGCCGCGACCATGGTCACCGCCGGCGTCTTCCTCGTCGCCCGCATGTCGCCGATCTTCGAACTGTCGCACACCGCCCTGATGGTCGTGACGCTGGTCGGTGCCATCACCGCCTTCTTCGCGGCGACGGTCGGCCTCGTGCAGAACGACATCAAGCGCGTCATCGCCTATTCG comes from Rhizobiaceae bacterium and encodes:
- a CDS encoding NADH-quinone oxidoreductase subunit J; translated protein: MGLQALFFYLFAFVAVASAFMVIASRNPVYSVLFLILTFFNSAGLFLLTGAEFLAMILLVVYVGAVAVLFLFVVMMLDIDFAELRAGALEYAPVGALIGLILAIELVVVVGGSTLSPEIASNASMPIPPVAERQNTAALGDVLYTHYVYYFQIAGLVLLVAMIGAIVLTLRHKPHIKRQDIPTQVARTPETAVEIVKVKPGQGI
- the nuoL gene encoding NADH-quinone oxidoreductase subunit L, producing MDTIIKAIVFLPLIGFLIAGIGGNAIGAKASEYVTSGFMILAAVLSWIVFFDVAMGETEMVKVSVLRWIQSGGFDVEWAFRVDTLTAVMLVVVNSVSTLVHVYSIGYMHHDPHRPRFFAYLSLFTFAMLMLVTSDNLLQMFFGWEGVGLASYLLIGFWYKKPSACAAAMKAFIVNRVGDFGFILGISSVFVLFGSINFETIFATAATYLPAEGAADAAAPVITLFGMSLDKADALTATCLLLFMGAMGKSAQFLLHTWLPDAMEGPTPVSALIHAATMVTAGVFLVARMSPIFELSHTALMVVTLVGAITAFFAATVGLVQNDIKRVIAYSTCSQLGYMFVALGIGAYGAAVFHLFTHAFFKALLFLGAGSVIHAVDGEQDMRYMGGLRKHIPITFWMMTIGTLALTGVGIPGTVIGFAGFFSKDAIIESTFASHSPVAGFAFVLLVIAALFTSFYSWRLAFMTFFGKPRASADVMHHVHESPAVMLIPLYLLATGAVVAGVIFVEYFFGHHYAEFWQGALFTLPGNDLVNEYHHVPKWVKWSPFAAMALGFVTAWYMYIRSPETPKYLAEQHRGLYQFLLNKWYFDELYDFIFVRPAMWVGKFLWKKGDGAVIDGLGPNGIAARVADVTERVVRLQTGYLYHYAFSMLLGIA
- the nuoI gene encoding NADH-quinone oxidoreductase subunit NuoI; its protein translation is MASLSQAVNSLFLKEFVGAFFLSMRYFFRPKATVNYPFEKGPVSPRFRGEHALRRYPNGEERCIACKLCEAICPAQAITIEAGPRRNDGTRRTVRYDIDMVKCIYCGFCQEACPVDAIVEGPNFEFSTETREELYYDKQKLLENGDRWEREIARNIAMDSPYR
- the nuoK gene encoding NADH-quinone oxidoreductase subunit NuoK; its protein translation is MEIGISHYLTVSAILFTLGVFGIFLNRKNVIVILMSIELILLSVNINMVAFSDFLNDIVGQVFALFILTVAAAEAAIGLAILVVFYRNRGSIAVEDVNMMKG